The following proteins are co-located in the Bacteroidales bacterium genome:
- a CDS encoding GH116 family glycosyl hydrolase — MKMKTILIIICIFMAIGKISGQSGELNGHTLGVLLVNGNSVDDKEFKALIEFLKTLNFSGLQILTTDDLISKPKLLKETDIIWVYKNDTLPLKSTDSQKLFSTLTSFVEKGGKLVLANQACMMIPLLGLDEKEPETRLKQTIDEGYGRQLGYHAFREHPLFEGMHGGAYVLKPLKDTIVLQTGYFGNNKPANGRVIGVDWDYIFLREENKLIIDYEPGKGKVLCIGGYLLYSLPNRNRIHLETFTINIFRYLAKDSHDVKSFYWNYDKPVVIETPFQINQPIPHAGSNKLLDLESALSIKPGNSTGNYWDLAGERLLLMGQDHGGIREIWAHPALCLRDYEVHYAMKDGDSLRNIDLLNPEIEVLPSAYVRKYNLTGDLLGESITVSPNQPYAVIHYDYQGNAPINFDISFRVLFRLMWPYSEKVLGNLHYSWNEDLQAFIACDQSGDFVTIVGVNKTRDDISCFSNTSYDKGKKGNGNLGMTSQIMSFELRLPGPGSFDVIIASSAEGYDNTLKAYLKALSDLSSVFLESQAYADSILQRSMLIESPEKDFNDGYRWALLATDHFQVNTPGVGSSLVAGYATSDNGWDGQHAVSGRPGYGWYFGRDGVWSGFALLHYGDFDKVRLMLETFQRYQDLNGKIFHELSTSGIVHYDAADATPLYIILAGRYLRHSGDSAFIRASWPYIKKAIEFCYSTDTDGDLLIENTNVGHGWVEGGHLFGSHTSLHLASCWAAALDEASYLAKNLGLIDEEQKYRKDALIVKTTINQNFWNKQNNYYYHGLMPDGSYMEDVSIMPCIPMLFNQADRDKAQKVLPVIAANGFTSDWGCRIVEEGSPHFNPGGYHTGSVWPLFTGWAALAEFRNNNYLQGFSHLMSNILIYQYWGLGFIEEVLHGEIFQPFGVCHHQCWSETMALQPAIEGMLGYQPDALKHQISLKPWFPADWSTVKVSGIRIGDEKISMEAWKHGGMEAGKRGSGEEVGFVSTYYFSKEPTGRLDMHFQPVFPPGSVIQKIRVNGLPAKDPGLRETEQGWVIPDFGFWLDSVATVEIYWEGGITALPVISHPKPGDRSEGLRIINTTYSKGEYSITVEGLHSKQYDLKVWAADPDKYKVEGIEIKDISGNIITLTIDLPDSETKYTMKKVVLSVEF, encoded by the coding sequence ATGAAAATGAAAACAATCCTCATCATTATTTGCATATTTATGGCAATTGGAAAAATATCAGGACAATCAGGTGAATTAAACGGTCATACCCTTGGAGTCTTGCTTGTAAATGGCAATTCTGTGGATGACAAAGAATTTAAAGCATTGATAGAATTCCTGAAAACATTGAATTTTTCCGGACTTCAGATTCTGACTACAGATGATTTGATCTCAAAACCAAAACTGCTGAAAGAAACCGATATTATCTGGGTTTATAAAAACGACACACTTCCTTTAAAATCAACGGATTCTCAGAAGTTGTTCAGCACTTTAACCAGCTTTGTCGAGAAAGGCGGCAAGCTCGTCCTTGCTAACCAGGCATGCATGATGATCCCATTACTTGGGCTTGATGAAAAGGAGCCTGAAACAAGGCTAAAACAAACCATCGATGAAGGATACGGAAGGCAACTTGGTTACCATGCTTTCCGGGAGCATCCATTGTTTGAAGGCATGCATGGCGGGGCCTATGTTTTAAAACCGTTAAAAGACACCATAGTCCTGCAGACGGGTTATTTTGGTAATAATAAACCAGCTAATGGCAGGGTTATCGGGGTGGACTGGGACTATATTTTCCTTAGGGAAGAAAATAAACTTATTATTGATTATGAACCAGGTAAGGGGAAAGTTTTGTGTATTGGCGGCTATTTGCTGTATAGTTTGCCTAACAGGAACCGTATTCATCTTGAAACCTTTACAATAAATATTTTCAGGTACCTGGCAAAGGATTCACATGATGTAAAAAGCTTTTATTGGAATTACGATAAACCAGTCGTGATAGAGACACCATTTCAGATCAACCAGCCAATTCCCCACGCTGGTTCCAATAAGCTTTTAGACCTGGAATCAGCGCTGAGCATCAAACCGGGTAATAGCACAGGAAATTACTGGGATCTTGCAGGGGAAAGACTTCTGCTAATGGGGCAAGATCATGGGGGTATCCGCGAGATCTGGGCGCATCCTGCCTTGTGCCTTCGTGATTATGAAGTACACTACGCAATGAAAGACGGGGACAGTTTGCGGAATATTGACCTGCTAAACCCGGAAATTGAAGTCCTGCCCTCGGCTTATGTCAGAAAGTACAACCTCACAGGTGACCTGTTAGGTGAATCCATTACCGTATCTCCAAATCAGCCATATGCGGTCATTCATTATGATTACCAGGGAAATGCGCCCATTAATTTTGATATCTCATTCCGGGTACTCTTCCGGTTGATGTGGCCCTATTCTGAAAAGGTCCTGGGGAATTTACATTACTCCTGGAATGAAGATTTGCAGGCTTTTATAGCATGCGATCAGTCGGGTGATTTTGTGACGATTGTTGGAGTTAACAAAACACGAGATGACATCTCCTGTTTTTCAAATACCAGTTATGACAAAGGAAAGAAGGGGAATGGAAACCTCGGGATGACATCTCAAATCATGTCTTTCGAGCTGAGACTCCCCGGCCCGGGCTCGTTTGATGTCATTATAGCATCTTCCGCAGAAGGCTACGATAATACCCTGAAGGCCTATTTAAAGGCGCTTTCTGATCTATCATCTGTTTTCCTTGAATCCCAGGCATATGCTGATTCCATCCTTCAAAGATCCATGTTGATTGAAAGCCCGGAGAAAGACTTCAATGATGGCTATCGCTGGGCTTTGCTGGCTACCGACCACTTCCAGGTTAACACTCCGGGTGTCGGATCTTCCCTTGTTGCCGGTTATGCTACCAGCGACAATGGCTGGGACGGGCAGCATGCCGTCAGTGGCAGACCCGGCTACGGTTGGTACTTCGGAAGGGATGGAGTATGGAGCGGCTTTGCCCTGCTTCATTACGGCGATTTTGATAAAGTCAGGCTCATGCTGGAAACTTTTCAGCGATACCAGGATCTAAATGGCAAGATATTTCACGAACTCAGCACTTCAGGTATCGTTCATTATGATGCGGCGGATGCTACGCCATTATATATAATCCTTGCAGGACGCTATCTCCGGCACAGCGGCGACAGTGCGTTTATACGTGCAAGCTGGCCGTATATCAAAAAAGCCATTGAATTCTGTTACAGCACAGATACCGATGGCGACCTGCTGATTGAAAACACCAATGTAGGCCATGGCTGGGTTGAAGGCGGGCATTTATTCGGCTCACACACTTCGCTTCACCTGGCGTCATGCTGGGCCGCTGCACTGGATGAAGCGTCATACCTGGCTAAAAACCTTGGACTGATTGACGAAGAGCAGAAATATCGCAAAGACGCACTCATAGTTAAAACCACCATCAACCAAAATTTCTGGAACAAGCAAAATAATTATTACTACCATGGCCTGATGCCTGACGGGAGTTATATGGAGGATGTCTCCATCATGCCGTGCATTCCGATGCTTTTTAACCAGGCAGACCGTGATAAAGCGCAAAAAGTCCTTCCGGTCATTGCAGCCAATGGCTTTACTTCTGATTGGGGATGCCGGATTGTGGAAGAAGGCAGTCCACATTTCAACCCGGGCGGATATCATACCGGCAGCGTATGGCCGCTTTTCACCGGCTGGGCCGCATTGGCCGAGTTCAGGAATAACAATTACCTGCAAGGCTTTTCTCACCTGATGAGCAATATTTTAATTTATCAGTACTGGGGACTGGGCTTTATTGAAGAAGTATTACATGGCGAAATTTTTCAACCGTTCGGGGTTTGCCATCACCAGTGCTGGTCGGAAACCATGGCCCTGCAGCCGGCCATTGAGGGGATGCTTGGCTACCAGCCGGATGCATTGAAGCACCAAATTAGTCTTAAACCATGGTTTCCGGCGGACTGGAGCACTGTAAAGGTGAGCGGGATTAGGATTGGAGATGAGAAAATAAGCATGGAGGCATGGAAGCATGGAGGCATGGAGGCGGGGAAGCGTGGAAGCGGGGAAGAGGTTGGTTTTGTAAGCACATATTATTTTTCTAAAGAGCCAACAGGTCGTCTTGATATGCATTTTCAGCCGGTATTTCCACCGGGGAGTGTTATTCAGAAGATCAGGGTGAACGGATTGCCGGCGAAGGACCCGGGGTTGAGGGAAACAGAACAGGGTTGGGTAATCCCGGATTTCGGGTTCTGGCTGGACAGCGTTGCTACCGTCGAAATTTATTGGGAAGGCGGCATCACGGCATTGCCCGTTATATCGCATCCAAAGCCCGGGGACAGGTCGGAAGGGCTTCGGATCATTAATACAACCTATTCAAAAGGAGAATACAGCATTACCGTTGAAGGGCTGCATTCAAAGCAATATGATCTGAAAGTCTGGGCAGCGGACCCGGATAAGTATAAGGTTGAAGGTATAGAGATCAAGGATATTTCAGGAAATATCATCACTCTTACCATAGATTTACCAGATTCGGAGACGAAATATACAATGAAGAAGGTAGTTCTGAGTGTGGAGTTTTGA